A single window of Neospora caninum Liverpool complete genome, chromosome XII DNA harbors:
- a CDS encoding GTP-binding protein LepA, related — protein MQLSETRAKPKRRQNAALPQQISLCRRGEGGPGLRACSGGAKPRETKPQSPTSCLSEQSRAGCAVHVSPCLASVLVHISCRVSSEKNTPPGSRLFFSTKTQAARAAKAEAEDRRARLQAVLEAGARQVRNFSIIAHIDHGKSTLSDRLLEVTGTISRGSKAQFLDSLEVETTRGITVKAQTCSLLYRHPETGVDYLLNLIDTPGHSDFSHEVTRGLAVCQGAVLLVDGLQGIQAQTIAHFGRARQQDLKRLLVAINKVDLPAAPEQIPSVKASIASLTGEKEEEVLAVSAKTGQEFKSIGFALTGYVFVFCFPSGIDDLLHAIVEKIPPPEGEEAAPVKALIFDSWFDAKKGIIQLVALKEGVLKPRTTLVAAHARKTIQVKEVGILHPFMTPTKALKAGQVGYICSNIKRTQDACIGDTVFPQNQVGEPLPCFGPPKCTVYAGVYPELVADYEKLQVAIGRLLLTDPAVEAKAEVSAALGQGFRCGFLGILHLDVFKERLKTEHDMSVLVTSPTVPYHVTPKTKGQKTLIVRSASEFPDYFEQVEEPMVEATLLVPQKSVPAIQQLCMERRGEELRYECMSMHGGQGASDARQDSVLLVYRIPLAEVILDFFDRLQALTSGLVSFDYIDAGLAPADIVKVGFLFNGERVDALSFLAQRSRAREQGIAYTQRLAKLIPQHQFEVAIQCVLNGKVIAREVVRAAKKDVLAKCYGGDMTRKMKLLEKEKERKKKLRSISNVRVPPEAFFQLLKL, from the exons ATGCAGCTGTCTGAGACTCGTGCCAAGCCCAAGCGCCGACAGAACGCAGCGCTACCCCAGCAGATATCGCTTTGTcggcgcggcgagggcggtCCAGGCCTGCGCGCCTGCTCAGGCGGAGCAAAACCCCGCGAGACAAAGCCGCAGTCGCCTACCTCTTGTCTTTCTGAGCAGAGCCGCGCGGGCTGCGCCGTCCACGTCAGCCCGTGCCTCGCTTCCGTCCTCGTGCACATCT cctgtcgcgtttcttcggaGAAGAACACGCCTCCAGGATCTCGGTTGTTCTTTTCAACGAAAACACAGGCGGCCAGAGCAGCCAAGGCTGAGGCCGAAGACCGCCGCGCTCGACTCCAAGCTGTCCTCGAAGCCGGCGCTCGCCAGGTTCGCAATTTCTCTATCATTGCCCACATTGACCACGGGAAAAGCACTCTAAGCGATCGGCTCTTGGAGGTGACCGGCACAATCAGCCGAGGATCCAAGGCGCAGTTCCTCGACTCCTTAG AAGTTGAGACGACGCGCGGAATCACGGTGAAGGCGCAGACATGTTCTctgctgtacagacacccggaAACAGGTGTCGATTATCTCCTCAACCTCATCGATACACCTG GACACAGCGATTTTTCCCATGAAGTCACGCGAGGCCTCGCCGTGTGCCAAGGCGCCGTTCTTCTTGTAGACGGCCTTCAAGGAATCCAGGCGCAGACGATTGCTCACTTTGGTCGAGCTCGGCAGCAAGATCTGAAGCGTCTCCTTGTCGCCATAAACAAG GTGGATCTTCCTGCTGCGCCGGAGCAGATTCCAAGTGTGAAAGCGTCGATTGCGTCTTtgacaggcgagaaagaagaggaggttttggctgtctctgcaaaAACTGGACAAg AGTTCAAGAGCATCGGTTTCGCACTGACGGGTTACGTCTTTGTGTTTTGTTTCCCCTCAGGCATCGACGACCTACTGCATGCGATTGTGGAGAAAATCCCGCCCCCCGAAGGTGAAGAAGCTGCTCCAGTAAAGGCCCTCATCTTCGACAGTTGGTTCGATGCCAAGAAGGGCATTATTCAACTCGTAGCTCTCAAG GAGGGCGTTTTGAAGCCCCGGACGACGCTCGtcgccgcgcatgcacgcaaaACAATTCAAGTCAAGGAAGTCGGCATCCTTCACCCCTTTATGACTCCTACGAAAGCTCTGAAGGCTGGACAG GTCGGCTATATTTGCTCCAACATTAAGCGGACTCAGGACGCATGCATTGGCGACACGGTCTTTCCGCAGAACCAAGTCGGCGAGCCGTTGCCGTGCTTCGGGCCTCCGAAATGCACTGTCTATGCAG GTGTCTATCCGGAGCTCGTCGCGGACTACGAGAAGCTGCAAGTGGCGATCGGCAGGTTGTTGCTCACCGACCCTGCAgtcgaggcgaaggcggaagttAGCGCGGCCCTCGGCCAGGGGTTTCGATGCGGTTTCCTGGGCATTTTGCACCTCGACGTTTTCAAAGAAAG ACTGAAAACGGAACACGACATGAGTGTCTTGGTGACTTCCCCGACTGTACCCTACCACGTGACGCCAAAGACGAAGGGTCAGAAGACGCTCATTGTGCGCTCTGCCTCCGAGTTTCCTGACTACTTCGAGCAAGTCGAGGAGCCAATG GTTGAAGCCACACTTCTTGTCCCACAGAAGTCCGTTCCGGCGATTCAACAACTCTGCATGGAGCGGCGCGGCGAAGAACTGAGATACGAATGCATGTCCATGCATGGGGGCCAAGGCGCCTCGGATGCGCGGCAAGACAGCGTACTCCTCGTCTACCGCATTCCCCTCGCCGAGGTCATTCTCGACTTCTTTGACCGGCTCCAAGCTCTCACCAGTggtctcgtctccttcgactACATCGACGCCG GACTCGCCCCGGCAGACATCGTGAAAGTTGGATTTCTTTTCAATGGCGAGCGAGTCGACGCCCTCAGCTTTCTCGCTCAGCGCAGCAGAGCCCGCGAGCAA GGAATCGCCTACACGCAACGCCTCGCAAAGCTCATCCCACAGCACCAGTTCGAAGTCGCCATTCAGTGCGTTCTGAACGGCAAGGTCATTGCCCGCGAGGTTGTgcgggcggcgaagaaagacgtcCTTGCCAAGTGCTACGGCGGGGATATGACGCGGAAAATGAAACtgctggaaaaagaaaaggaacgaaagaaaaaactgCGAAGCATCTCCAATGTCCGCGTACCACCCGAAGCCTTTTTCCAACTCCTCAAACTCTAG